GAACACGGTTTTTTGGACTTTATCGTCGACCGCCGGGAGCTCAAGGCCAAGCTGGCCCAACTCCTTGGCTTCCTGAAAAATTAATCGGGAAGTCTAGCTATTCTGGAAATTTTCGTACATTTGCACCTCGTTTATTGACCCTTAAGTATTCGAGGAAGTAACATGAAGCTGACAACTGAAGCGAAAAAGCAGATTTTCAAGAAGTTCGGTGGCGCCGAGACCAATACCGGTACGGCAGAAGGACAGATCGCCCTCTTCACCGAGCGCATTACCCATATGACCGAGCACATGCAGGTTGCGAAGAAAGACTTCTCGACCCAGCGCGCGCTGATCCGCCTCGTCGGTAAGCGCCGGGCTCTGCTCGACTATCTTCACAAGAACGATATCAATCGTTACCGGAAGATCATCGCGGAACTAAACATTCGAAAATAATTCAAAGATCCTCAGATTCGGAAAAGGCAGCCAGGGTGGTTTGCCTTTTCTGTTTTTAACGAGGCACAAAGCGGTACTATGTCACAGAAAGCAATTATCAAAGAATTCGACCTCGGCGATGGCCGTAAGGTCACGATCGAAACGGGACGTCTGGCCAAGCAGGCCGACGGATCCGTCGTTGTACGCATGGGCGATGCCATGTTGCTCGCCACCGTGGTCTCCAATACGGAACCCAAAGCCGGCGCGGACTTTCTTCCGCTGACCGTCGACTACCAGGAAAAATTCTCCGCTGTCGGACGTTTCCCCGGCGGCTTCCTCAAGCGCGAAAGCCGCATGTCGGAATATGAGATCCTCATCTCCCGACTGATCGACCGCGCCCTGCGTCCGATGTTCCCGGATGACTACCATGCCGACACCCAGGTGATGGTCACCCTCATCTCGGGCGACAAGAACGTCCAGCCCGACGCCCTTGCCGGCTTCGCGGCTTCCGCAGCCATTACCATCTCCGATATTCCGTTCAACGGTCCGATCTCCGAAGTGCGCGTCGCGCGCATCGACGGCAAGTTCGTGATCAATCCTTATACCGATGAGCTCGCGAAGGCCGACATCGACCTAATCGTAGCCGGTTCGAAGGACTCCATCGTGATGGTGGAAGGTGAAATGGAACAGGTGAGCGAAGAAGAGATGCTCGAAGCCATCCGCTTCGCGCATCTGGCCATCGTCAAGCAGTGCGAAGTGCAGGAAGAGCTGCGCCAAATGGCCGGCAGCAAGCCCAAGCGCGTTTACTCGCACGAGACCAACGACGAAGCCCTTCGTGAGCGCATGCGGAAAGAACTCTACGACCAGGTGTACGCCATCGCCCGTTCGGCCAACCCGAACAAGCACGAGCGCAGCGAAGCCTTCTCGAAGATCAAGGAAGCCTTCATCGCGTCCATCCCCGAAGAGCAACGTGACGAGCTGAAGCCGCTCGTCGACCGTTACTACTTCGACATCGAGAGCGACGCGATGCGTAACTGCATCATCAACGAAGGCATCCGCCTCGACGGCCGCAAGAGCACCGACATCCGTCCGATCTGGTGCGAAGTGGATTACCTCCCCTCCCCGCACGGTTCCTCGATCTTCACCCGCGGCGAGACGCAGTCGCTCACGACCGTCACCCTCGGCAGCAAGCTCGACGAGCAGATGATCGACGTGGCCATGTACGAAGGTTCGACCAAGTTCATGCTTCACTACAACTTCCCCGGTTTCTCGACCGGCGAAGTGAAGCCCAACCGCGCTCCGGCCCGCCGCGAGATCGGCCACGGCAACCTGGCCATGCGCGCCCTCAAGAAAGTACTGCCCGGCGATACCGAGAATCCCTACACGGTCCGTATCGTATCTGATATCCTCGAGTCGAACGGCTCCTCCTCCATGGCCACCGTCTGCGCCGGCACACTCGCGCTGATGGATGCCGGCATCCGGATCACGAGTCCCGTCTCGGGCATCGCGATGGGTCTGATCATGAACAAGGAAGGCCGCCACGCGGTACTCAGCGACATCCTGGGCGACGAAGACCACCTCGGCGACATGGATTTCAAAGTCACGGGTACGTCGAAAGGCATCACTGCCTGTCAGATGGACCTCAAGATCCAGGGTCTTTCCTTCGACATCATGCTGGCCGCCCTGCACCAGGCACGGGCCGGTCGTCTGCACATCCTCGGCGAAATGCTGAAGGTGATCTCCGCACCGCGTGAGGACTACAAGCCGCACGCCCCGCGCATCGAGAAGATGATCATCGCCAAGGAATTCATCGGCGCCGTCATCGGACCGGGTGGCAAGGTCATCCAGGAAA
This genomic stretch from Bacteroidota bacterium harbors:
- the rpsO gene encoding 30S ribosomal protein S15, encoding MKLTTEAKKQIFKKFGGAETNTGTAEGQIALFTERITHMTEHMQVAKKDFSTQRALIRLVGKRRALLDYLHKNDINRYRKIIAELNIRK
- the pnp gene encoding polyribonucleotide nucleotidyltransferase, whose amino-acid sequence is MSQKAIIKEFDLGDGRKVTIETGRLAKQADGSVVVRMGDAMLLATVVSNTEPKAGADFLPLTVDYQEKFSAVGRFPGGFLKRESRMSEYEILISRLIDRALRPMFPDDYHADTQVMVTLISGDKNVQPDALAGFAASAAITISDIPFNGPISEVRVARIDGKFVINPYTDELAKADIDLIVAGSKDSIVMVEGEMEQVSEEEMLEAIRFAHLAIVKQCEVQEELRQMAGSKPKRVYSHETNDEALRERMRKELYDQVYAIARSANPNKHERSEAFSKIKEAFIASIPEEQRDELKPLVDRYYFDIESDAMRNCIINEGIRLDGRKSTDIRPIWCEVDYLPSPHGSSIFTRGETQSLTTVTLGSKLDEQMIDVAMYEGSTKFMLHYNFPGFSTGEVKPNRAPARREIGHGNLAMRALKKVLPGDTENPYTVRIVSDILESNGSSSMATVCAGTLALMDAGIRITSPVSGIAMGLIMNKEGRHAVLSDILGDEDHLGDMDFKVTGTSKGITACQMDLKIQGLSFDIMLAALHQARAGRLHILGEMLKVISAPREDYKPHAPRIEKMIIAKEFIGAVIGPGGKVIQEMQRETNTQISIEEINNEGIIEIASSDKAGIEAAKARIKAIVQVPDIGEVYEGKVKNIMDFGAFVEFLPGKDGLLHISEISWERLDSMKDVFKEGEKIKVKLIDIDKKTGKFRLSRKVLLPKPEGMPAPGERRPPRQKPTESQPRD